The Streptomyces aurantiacus genome includes a region encoding these proteins:
- a CDS encoding SMP-30/gluconolactonase/LRE family protein: MATGRPALYEVLDDRFRTEKCTAGDLQLETLHVGSRWAEGPLYVPAWRQLIWSDIPNDRMLRWDEVTGAVSVFRSPAGHSNGNTLDREGRLITSEQGNRRVTRTEHDGSVTVLADRYRGKRLNSPNDAAVKSDGSIWFSDPDFGITSDYEGVRGESEIGANNVYRIDPGTGEVRLAADGFGAPNGLVFSLDESELYVSDTRAGQIRAFQVRADGTLSEGRVFAEIKGVEGGRFDNLRFDDQGHLWAAAMDDGVHCYAPDGTLLGRLLVPNTVSNIRFGGPRRNRLFLTANDTLYSLVMGVTAAPAAL; this comes from the coding sequence ATGGCCACTGGTCGCCCCGCGCTGTACGAAGTACTCGACGACAGGTTCCGTACGGAGAAGTGCACCGCGGGTGATCTGCAGCTGGAGACGCTCCACGTGGGGTCGCGCTGGGCGGAGGGGCCGCTGTACGTACCGGCCTGGCGCCAGCTGATCTGGAGCGACATCCCGAACGACCGCATGCTGCGCTGGGACGAGGTGACCGGTGCCGTGAGCGTCTTCCGCTCGCCCGCGGGGCACTCCAACGGCAACACCCTCGACCGCGAAGGTCGTCTGATCACCAGTGAGCAGGGCAATCGCCGGGTCACCCGCACCGAACACGACGGCTCGGTCACCGTGCTCGCCGACCGCTACCGGGGCAAGCGCCTCAACAGCCCGAACGACGCGGCGGTGAAGTCCGACGGCTCGATCTGGTTCTCGGACCCGGACTTCGGGATCACCAGCGACTACGAGGGCGTGCGCGGCGAGAGTGAGATCGGCGCCAACAACGTCTACCGGATCGACCCCGGCACCGGCGAGGTACGCCTCGCGGCCGACGGCTTCGGCGCTCCCAACGGGCTGGTCTTCTCACTCGACGAGAGCGAGCTCTACGTCTCCGACACCCGGGCCGGCCAGATCCGCGCATTCCAGGTGCGCGCGGACGGCACCCTCTCCGAGGGCCGGGTGTTCGCCGAGATCAAAGGGGTGGAGGGCGGCCGCTTCGACAACCTCCGCTTCGACGACCAGGGCCATCTCTGGGCCGCGGCCATGGACGACGGAGTGCACTGCTACGCCCCCGACGGCACTCTCCTCGGCCGCCTCCTGGTGCCCAACACGGTCTCCAACATCCGCTTCGGCGGCCCGCGGCGCAACCGCCTCTTCCTCACCGCGAACGACACGCTCTACTCACTGGTCATGGGGGTCACGGCAGCGCCCGCGGCGCTCTGA